The genomic region ATTATGAAACCGGGATCATGATGATCATAATGGTAATGAGTTACTATAATTATATCTGCCTCTCTAGCTTTTTCAGTTATTACCTTAGCCAGTTCTGTAAGTCTATCAACTTCTCTTTGATGTGGAGGTAAGCCGTAACGTCTTGGAGCTAAAGATACTGCCGGGTCTACTAATATTCTAACGTCCTTAGTTTCTATAAAAGTAGCCTGTGACCTTACTCCTAAGCTCTCAAATGCTAAAGGCTTGATTTCCATGAATTTATATTGTTTTTCTAACTAATATATACTTAACCTAATAAGAGTTAAATATTTCAATTTTTAACATAATATTGTGGTAAGATTATCGTACTATAAAGGATTACTACTTTCAGATTATTACGCACCAGGTTTAAAGTGGAGTGACGAATTCAAAAAATATATAGGATTTGCATATAAATATAGAGATATTCTAGAGTATTTCAAAAGAGAAGAAATTGAAATTGAAGATAATGTTCTGGACACTTTACCTTTTCCTATGATAGAAGATAAAATAACGCTTAGGGATTACCAAGCTAAGGCATTATTTTTCTGGAATAGAGCAGGAAAAAGAGGGATAATTGTCTTACCTACTGGAGCAGGAAAGACTGCAGTCGGAATAAAAGCAATAGCAAAAGTAAAGGCTTCAACACTAATACTAGTTCCAACTATTGATTTGCTAGACCAATGGTATGAAAAAATAAAAGATTCGTTGAATTACTCCCCTGGAAGAATAGGAGGAGGATATGACGAATTAAAAGCTATAACAGTAATTACATACGATTCGGCCTACACAAGAGTTGAAGAGATAGGAAACAAATTTGCTTTCGTAATATTTGATGAAGTGCATCATTTACCTTCAGAAGGGTATTCACAAGTAGCCCAAATGCTCGCTTCACCTTATAGGCTAGGATTGACTGCAACCCCAGAAAGAGAAGACAGTAGACATAGATTATTACCAGACTTAGTAGGTCCAGTGGTTTTTAGACTAAGAACTTCAGACCTTGCCGGAAAATATCTCGCAGAATTTGAGATAAAGAAAATTTACGTTTCACTAACTGATGAAGAGAAAAAGAAATACGAAGAGTTAAGGAAAAAATTAAAGCAATTCTTATCATCTAGAAACATGAAATTAGATAGCTTAGAGTCTTTTCATAAATTAGTGAAATTAGCTGGAAGAGATCCGGAAGCTAGAGAAGCTCTTTTAGCGTGGCATACTGCTTTAAGGATTTCCGTCAATTCTAAAGCTAAAATTGAGAAATTAAGGGAACTCCTAAATGAATATAACAATAAGGAAAATAAGATTATTATTTTCACTAGAGACGTCGAAATGGCTTATAACGTTTCTAGAGAATTTCTAATACCAGTAGTAACTTACAAGACGTCAAAAGATGAAAGAAGTGAAATATTAAGGAAGTTTAAAGAAGGCAAATATAAGGTTATAGTAGCTTCTAGCGTATTTGACGAAGGAGTCGACATACCTGACGCTAACATTGGAATTGTCTTAGGAGGTTACGGAACTTCTAGACAAATGCTACAGAGGTTAGGTAGGATATTGAGGAAAAAAGAAGGAGAAAAGAATAAGGCTTTGCTTATTGAAATAATAACTAAGGGTACTTCTGATTATAACTTGAGCAAGAGGAGGCATCGTGCTACCGTCTGAATTAGCTAGATATAAAATCCAAGGAAATAAGGTCATACCTTTATTTGCTACTGAAGAAGACGAACCGTTGGCTAGAAATATAATCGGGATGTTCAAGGAAGGTAAAAAACTAGGTGATATACTGGACGAAATAAAAATCTTGGAAAAAGCTTACGATACTCCTTGTAAAGTCAAGTTAATTAGAGGTTTTTATAAAGAAATGTTAAGACTATGTACTCTCAGTGAAGATTCTCCTATAGATCCAAGAATTATTAGAAGAGAAGTATTTTCATATGGACCTATAACATCTAGAGAGGAAAGGGAGAAAATACTAAAGGAAGTTGGAGAGAAACTTAAGGTAGACGTAGAAAAGTACATGTTTTCTGATATGGAAGAAGAAAAGACGATAAGTAGTGTAAACAGAGTTTCTCCAATTTCCCTTATAAAAATGTATAATTTATCTTTACTTCAAACTTTGCTTTTCAAGAGTTATAAGATGACTGTACAAATAGAAGGAAATTGGAAGGAAATTATCAAAAGGATAAAATGGCTAGGTTTGATGTATCATGCTTATCCTAATCCTATAAGAATAGATATCATAAGCCCTGCAACGTTAGTCAAAATGACTGAAAAATACGGAAGGAATATGGCAGTAATCTTACCTTACATTGTTTCATCAAAGTATTGGAAGATTAACGCTGAACTAGTACTTGGTAAGAAAATAAAAAGAACTTTTCTTTTAACCGTGGAAAAATTCGATTTAATTGATTCTAAAGTAAGAGAAGAAGATGAGAAAAGGTTTGATAGTAGCGTCGAAGAAAGGTTTTTTAATGATTTCCAAAAAGTTATAAAAGATTGGAAAATTTACAGAGAGCCAGAAGCCTTGGTAATTAATGGGAGATTGTTCATTCCAGATTTCTTAGTCGAAAAGAATCCATTTAAAATCTATGTGGAAATAGTAGGCTTCTGGACAAAAGAATATATTAGAGAAAAACTAGAAAAATTAAGAAATTTCAAAGGAGGAGAAATTTTAGTTCTTTTAAATCAAGAGCTAAGTAAAGAAGACTTCTCAGATTTTAACGTCATAAAATATAAGAATAGAGTAGACATCGGCCTAGTTTATAAATGGCTAAAGGACTATGAGAGAAAGAACGCTGAGAGTGTTAATATAAGTTATAGCCTTGAAGGAGACGTGATCTCTTTAAAGGATTTATCAAGGAAACTTAACGTGAGCGAGGAAATAATCAAGAAAAATATACATGATGACAAATACGTGTTCACTGGAAATTATTTTGTTAGAAAAGACTTTTTGGAAAAGCTTAAAGAAGAGAATTTTGAGAACAAAAAGCTTAGCGAATTAATAAAGATATATGGTGATTATATTACAGAGGTTTTAGAATATTTAGGATATAAATTTAAATGGCTAGGCATAACTGATGCTGTCGTTAAAAAATGAATGCTGTAATACTTGACCTTGACGGTACTTTAGTAACTACAGTAAAAGTTCATAGAATGGCTTGGGAATTGGCATTAAAAGATCTAGGAATAAAAATATCCGTAGACCTTGACAAATTAATGGGAAGAAAAACAGAGGAAATTGCTAAATTATTGGCTAAAGATAGATGGAAAGAATTATATGAGAGAAAGAACGCATATTTTGATAATCTAGTTAAAATTTACGCAAAACCAACTCCTTGTGCAACAGACCTTGTTAATAAACTGAAGAAAGAAAAAATTAAGACAGCAGTAGTTACTTCATCTTTAAGAAGATCTGCAATAGAGTCTTTGAAAATATTAAATTTTGAACCAGATATATTGGTTGCAGGGGACGACGTCAAAAAAGGTAAGCCAGACCCTGAACCAGTATTAAAGGCTCTATCACTTCTAGGAGAAGACCCTAGAAACGTATTTGGTGTAGGAGATACTTTACAAGACGTTATAGCTTACTATAATTCTGGAATAAGAGAAATTTACTTAGTTAAAGGAGATTTAAAAATAGATTACGATGAGGCAATGAGAAAATATAATGCAAAAGTGATTGAAACTTTATGTTGCATAATAAATCATTGAGGCTTTGCTGTAATTCTTATTAACCAATATATTGATTTTATCACGCCTAGCGTATTATTAAGGTTTATTTGAGAAAAAGTCTTAGAGAACTCTCCTTTAGTGTTCTTTAGTTGAAGGAATATATAATCTATATTTGAGAATATCTTATCTATCATTATTTGCACAAACTTCCTTACTAATTTGTTCTTTATACCGCCTGTCAGTATTGGTATTAAGTCCCTTGTAACTTTAAGATCATAATGCCAGGAAATATAAAGTAAGTCCCAATAATTTTGAGGTAATGTTTCTGGCTTTGGATAAGGATTTTTACTTATATACGTTGTTGATATTGGTATTACTGGCAATGGAAATATCCATGCAGTGAACTTATGATCTATAATACTCTGGACAGGGTTTATGCTTTCTTCTACGTCCTTCTCGCCTTCCTCTGGATATCCTATTGTCATGGTATAGCAAGGGTAAATATAATTATCATTCATTATGGCTGTAGCATCCAAAATTACATCCTTCCACTCTCTAGGAGTCCATGGAAAAGCCTTTGCAGTCATATACTTTTCAAGAATTTTTAAACTTCCAGTTTCAAGTCCTACTACTGGAGCTGCAGCTCTATCTACATCATATCTAGCAATCTCAGCTATTGCCTTCACGGTCTTAGGACTTTCCCTAACTGCAGGAGCAGAAATATGTGGAAACCATATTCCATCAACGCCCATGTTCATCACCTCAGTGAATAGCTTAACTATTGCGTCATGGTTAGTCCTTAATTTAGAGGAACCATAAAGCATTACGTCGTCTGTTATAAACTCTACTCTCCTCCAACCTCCTTTTAAATTAACTTCTACTTCTTTCTTAATCTGATCTAAAGGAATAGAACGGAAAGTTTCTGGCGTCACAGAGCAGAATTTACATCCTCTAGGACATCCCCTAGTTATCTGAACTTCTCCAAGCCTTGCAGGATTCTTTATAGTAGGAATTTCCTCGATCTTTGCATTCCTACCTTTAACTATAGGCGGAACATCTTCACCGTCAATAATTTTCTTAGCTATAATAGGTAAATCAACCTCTGCCTCACCTAGAAATACTACATCAACCCAGTCTGGTTTTCTTAAACTCAACTCCCAAGACCCAGGACCTCCAGCTATTACTTTAAAATTGTATTTTTTCTTGAGCTTTGAAACCTTTTCACCAAATTCAGAGAAGAACTGAGCAGTCCAAGTTGGTCCACCGCCGAAGATAAAGCTGAGCTTTGCACTAACTGGATTCAAACCAAAAGGATCATGAACTGTGATTCCAAGAATTTTAGCATCTTTAATATACTTCTCAATTTTCTCTGGGGGAACGACTGTCACATCAAAACCAGAATTAGACAAGATAGCCTCTACTTTTCTTAATGCATATGGGGCGTAAGCCGCATTATCTCCTTTTAACGGTACCTTAGGAGTGAAGAATCTGTCCATGAAGAGCCTTGGAACTAATCTAGAAGGCATGCATGCAACATATCCTAAAACGCTTGAGCCACCATAATCTGTGAAGGATCCCCTATCAGAAGATAGTATTATCTGATAGGGCATAAGGTGTATTTCGAGCTATCTAAAATAAGCATTTCTTCAAAAAACTACTAATTGGGAAAAATACTACAGTTAAATTGAAAATGAGAGTAATACTCGATTTTATCA from Acidianus ambivalens harbors:
- a CDS encoding DEAD/DEAH box helicase: MVRLSYYKGLLLSDYYAPGLKWSDEFKKYIGFAYKYRDILEYFKREEIEIEDNVLDTLPFPMIEDKITLRDYQAKALFFWNRAGKRGIIVLPTGAGKTAVGIKAIAKVKASTLILVPTIDLLDQWYEKIKDSLNYSPGRIGGGYDELKAITVITYDSAYTRVEEIGNKFAFVIFDEVHHLPSEGYSQVAQMLASPYRLGLTATPEREDSRHRLLPDLVGPVVFRLRTSDLAGKYLAEFEIKKIYVSLTDEEKKKYEELRKKLKQFLSSRNMKLDSLESFHKLVKLAGRDPEAREALLAWHTALRISVNSKAKIEKLRELLNEYNNKENKIIIFTRDVEMAYNVSREFLIPVVTYKTSKDERSEILRKFKEGKYKVIVASSVFDEGVDIPDANIGIVLGGYGTSRQMLQRLGRILRKKEGEKNKALLIEIITKGTSDYNLSKRRHRATV
- a CDS encoding DUF790 family protein; its protein translation is MLPSELARYKIQGNKVIPLFATEEDEPLARNIIGMFKEGKKLGDILDEIKILEKAYDTPCKVKLIRGFYKEMLRLCTLSEDSPIDPRIIRREVFSYGPITSREEREKILKEVGEKLKVDVEKYMFSDMEEEKTISSVNRVSPISLIKMYNLSLLQTLLFKSYKMTVQIEGNWKEIIKRIKWLGLMYHAYPNPIRIDIISPATLVKMTEKYGRNMAVILPYIVSSKYWKINAELVLGKKIKRTFLLTVEKFDLIDSKVREEDEKRFDSSVEERFFNDFQKVIKDWKIYREPEALVINGRLFIPDFLVEKNPFKIYVEIVGFWTKEYIREKLEKLRNFKGGEILVLLNQELSKEDFSDFNVIKYKNRVDIGLVYKWLKDYERKNAESVNISYSLEGDVISLKDLSRKLNVSEEIIKKNIHDDKYVFTGNYFVRKDFLEKLKEENFENKKLSELIKIYGDYITEVLEYLGYKFKWLGITDAVVKK
- a CDS encoding HAD family hydrolase, translating into MNAVILDLDGTLVTTVKVHRMAWELALKDLGIKISVDLDKLMGRKTEEIAKLLAKDRWKELYERKNAYFDNLVKIYAKPTPCATDLVNKLKKEKIKTAVVTSSLRRSAIESLKILNFEPDILVAGDDVKKGKPDPEPVLKALSLLGEDPRNVFGVGDTLQDVIAYYNSGIREIYLVKGDLKIDYDEAMRKYNAKVIETLCCIINH
- a CDS encoding B12-binding domain-containing radical SAM protein, with product MPYQIILSSDRGSFTDYGGSSVLGYVACMPSRLVPRLFMDRFFTPKVPLKGDNAAYAPYALRKVEAILSNSGFDVTVVPPEKIEKYIKDAKILGITVHDPFGLNPVSAKLSFIFGGGPTWTAQFFSEFGEKVSKLKKKYNFKVIAGGPGSWELSLRKPDWVDVVFLGEAEVDLPIIAKKIIDGEDVPPIVKGRNAKIEEIPTIKNPARLGEVQITRGCPRGCKFCSVTPETFRSIPLDQIKKEVEVNLKGGWRRVEFITDDVMLYGSSKLRTNHDAIVKLFTEVMNMGVDGIWFPHISAPAVRESPKTVKAIAEIARYDVDRAAAPVVGLETGSLKILEKYMTAKAFPWTPREWKDVILDATAIMNDNYIYPCYTMTIGYPEEGEKDVEESINPVQSIIDHKFTAWIFPLPVIPISTTYISKNPYPKPETLPQNYWDLLYISWHYDLKVTRDLIPILTGGIKNKLVRKFVQIMIDKIFSNIDYIFLQLKNTKGEFSKTFSQINLNNTLGVIKSIYWLIRITAKPQ